In one Mycobacteroides chelonae genomic region, the following are encoded:
- the holA gene encoding DNA polymerase III subunit delta → MTDALHLILGDEELLIERAVTSVLHAVRGKAGADIPVNRLRAGQVDVAELAELLSPSLFSDERVIVVEAAAEAGKDSVTLIEQAAADLPPGTFLLVQHSGGGRAKALAATLQKLGAAVHDCARITKAAERADFVHKEFRRLGQKVDADVVAIVIDAVGSDIRELAAACSQLVSDTDGNVDEAAVRRYHSGRAEVSGFDIADKAVVGDVAGSTEALRWAMQQGVPHVLLADALAEAVHTIARVGPIKQNAYAAASELGMPPWRIEKAQKQARRWSRDAVAEAIRVVAALNADVKGVAADADYALESAVRKVAELVNT, encoded by the coding sequence GTGACCGATGCGCTGCACCTGATCCTGGGGGACGAAGAACTACTGATCGAGCGTGCGGTGACCTCGGTGCTGCACGCGGTGCGCGGTAAGGCGGGTGCGGACATCCCCGTCAATCGGCTGCGTGCGGGGCAGGTCGACGTGGCGGAGCTGGCCGAGTTGCTGAGCCCCTCGCTGTTCTCCGATGAAAGAGTCATCGTCGTGGAGGCCGCTGCCGAGGCGGGCAAGGACTCCGTCACCCTCATCGAGCAGGCGGCTGCCGATCTTCCACCGGGAACCTTTCTGCTCGTTCAACATTCGGGGGGTGGACGTGCGAAGGCGCTCGCCGCCACGTTGCAGAAGCTCGGTGCCGCGGTTCACGACTGCGCGCGGATCACCAAGGCCGCCGAGCGAGCCGACTTCGTGCACAAGGAATTCCGCCGCCTGGGGCAGAAGGTGGACGCCGATGTGGTCGCGATCGTGATCGATGCCGTCGGCTCCGATATTCGTGAACTAGCCGCCGCGTGCTCTCAGTTGGTATCGGACACCGACGGCAACGTCGATGAGGCCGCGGTGCGCCGCTACCACTCCGGACGTGCGGAGGTCTCCGGATTCGATATCGCCGACAAGGCGGTCGTGGGTGATGTCGCCGGCTCGACGGAGGCGCTGCGCTGGGCGATGCAGCAGGGTGTTCCGCATGTGCTGTTGGCCGATGCGCTCGCCGAGGCGGTGCACACCATCGCCCGGGTGGGGCCGATCAAACAGAACGCCTACGCGGCCGCGTCCGAACTCGGGATGCCGCCCTGGCGTATCGAAAAGGCACAGAAGCAAGCGCGCCGGTGGTCGCGTGACGCGGTGGCCGAGGCCATCCGGGTGGTGGCCGCGCTCAACGCCGATGTGAAGGGGGTGGCGGCCGATGCCGACTACGCCCTGGAATCGGCGGTGCGCAAGGTGGCCGAGCTGGTGAACACCTGA
- the rpsT gene encoding 30S ribosomal protein S20: protein MANIKSQEKRIRTNERARLRNQATKSSLRTAVRGFRDALAEGDKEKAGELLVSTSRKLDKAVTKGVIHKNQAANKKSALALALNKL, encoded by the coding sequence GTGGCCAATATCAAGTCGCAGGAAAAGCGCATCCGCACCAACGAGCGTGCCCGGTTGCGCAACCAGGCGACCAAGTCATCCCTGCGCACGGCCGTCCGCGGTTTCCGCGACGCGCTCGCCGAGGGTGACAAGGAGAAGGCGGGCGAGCTGCTCGTCTCGACCAGCCGCAAGCTGGACAAGGCCGTCACCAAGGGTGTCATCCACAAGAACCAGGCCGCCAACAAGAAGTCGGCGCTCGCCCTGGCTCTGAACAAGCTCTGA
- a CDS encoding circularly permuted type 2 ATP-grasp protein yields MPNSGRPTRTAATPRLTRRDDQIFGGYRELVSEKGAYAKAFDEMFDADGNVRGPYKGIYAELAPTDAADLAARADALGRAFIDQGITFSLSGQERPFPLDLVPRVIAAAEWSRLERGIAQRVRALEMYLADIYGDQEILRDGVIPRALVTSCEHFHREAAGINPPNGVRIHVAGIDLVRDAQGTFRVLEDNLRSPSGVSYVMENRRTMARVFPDLFATHRVRAVDDYSSHLLRALRKSAATNEADPTVVVLTPGVANSAYFEHSLLARQMGVELVEGRDLFCRDNQVYMRTTEGERQVDVIYRRIDDTFLDPMQFRPDSVLGVAGLLNAARAGNVVISSAVGNGVGDDKLVYTYVPTIIEYYLGEKPIVANVDTYRCWLDDEREEVLDRIDALVIKPVEGSGGYGIVFGPDATEKERAAIAKKIRADPRGWVAQPVVQLSTVPTKVGDQLVPRHVDLRPFAVNDGDDVWVLPGGLTRVALPEGSLVVNSSQGGGSKDTWVLASRASVAERELSGAEVVPELPKAAEVEQGPEAATAGLQVQQQQQQQQVMS; encoded by the coding sequence ATGCCGAACTCGGGGCGACCCACACGCACGGCGGCAACGCCACGGCTAACCCGGCGAGATGACCAGATATTCGGCGGTTACCGCGAACTGGTGTCCGAGAAGGGTGCTTACGCCAAGGCCTTCGACGAGATGTTCGACGCCGATGGCAACGTGCGCGGGCCGTATAAGGGGATCTACGCCGAGCTGGCGCCCACCGATGCCGCCGACCTTGCCGCGCGTGCCGACGCGCTGGGCAGAGCATTCATCGACCAGGGGATCACCTTCTCGCTGTCGGGGCAGGAACGCCCGTTTCCGCTGGACCTGGTGCCGCGCGTCATCGCCGCGGCCGAATGGTCACGGCTGGAGCGGGGCATCGCTCAGCGGGTCCGCGCACTGGAGATGTACCTGGCCGACATCTACGGCGATCAGGAGATCCTGCGAGACGGGGTGATCCCGCGCGCCCTGGTCACGTCCTGCGAGCACTTCCACCGCGAGGCCGCCGGAATCAATCCGCCCAACGGGGTGCGTATCCACGTCGCGGGTATCGACCTGGTGCGCGACGCGCAAGGCACCTTCCGGGTACTCGAAGACAATCTGCGGTCCCCGTCCGGGGTGTCGTACGTGATGGAGAACCGTCGCACCATGGCGCGGGTCTTCCCGGACCTGTTCGCCACCCACCGGGTGCGCGCGGTGGACGACTACTCCTCACATCTGCTGCGCGCCCTGCGTAAGTCGGCGGCCACCAATGAGGCGGACCCGACCGTGGTGGTTCTCACACCGGGTGTCGCGAACTCGGCCTATTTCGAGCACTCCCTGCTGGCCCGCCAGATGGGAGTGGAGCTTGTCGAGGGACGCGACCTGTTCTGCCGCGACAACCAGGTCTACATGCGCACCACCGAGGGTGAGCGTCAGGTCGACGTCATCTACCGCCGCATCGACGACACCTTCCTGGACCCCATGCAGTTCCGTCCCGATTCGGTGCTCGGTGTCGCGGGTCTGCTCAACGCCGCACGCGCTGGGAACGTCGTCATCTCCAGCGCCGTCGGCAATGGAGTGGGCGACGACAAGCTCGTCTACACCTACGTGCCGACCATCATCGAGTACTACCTCGGCGAGAAACCCATAGTCGCGAACGTGGATACCTACCGATGTTGGCTCGACGACGAGCGCGAGGAAGTGCTTGACCGCATCGACGCGCTCGTCATCAAGCCGGTGGAGGGGTCCGGCGGGTACGGCATCGTCTTCGGCCCCGACGCCACCGAGAAGGAACGCGCCGCGATCGCCAAGAAGATCAGAGCTGACCCGCGCGGCTGGGTGGCCCAGCCCGTGGTCCAGTTGTCCACGGTGCCCACAAAGGTCGGCGACCAACTGGTGCCGCGGCACGTGGACCTGCGCCCATTCGCGGTCAATGACGGTGACGACGTCTGGGTGCTACCCGGTGGTCTCACCCGGGTGGCATTGCCGGAAGGCTCGCTGGTGGTCAACTCCAGTCAGGGTGGCGGCTCCAAGGACACCTGGGTGCTGGCCTCGCGTGCTTCTGTCGCCGAGCGTGAGCTCTCGGGGGCCGAGGTGGTCCCGGAGCTGCCGAAGGCGGCGGAGGTGGAACAGGGGCCCGAGGCGGCCACCGCGGGTCTGCAGGTGCAACAGCAGCAACAACAACAGCAGGTGATGTCCTAA
- a CDS encoding alpha-E domain-containing protein, giving the protein MLARNAESLYWIGRYVERADDTARILDVTVHQLLEDASVDPDHASRVLLRVLGIDAPDTVLDVWSLTELVAFSRGVQGGSIVDSISEARENARGAREVTSTEMWECLNTTYNALADRERAARRLGPHEFFTYVEGRAAQFAGLADSTLSRDDGYRFLVLGRSIERVDMTVRLLLSRVGDRASSPAWVTLLRSAGAHDTYLRTYRGVLDASRVVEFMLLDRLFPRSVFHSLRQAELSLEELDHQPHSRVGARAEAQRLLGRARSELEFMRPGVLLEDLPTRLAGLQQTCRELGEAVALQYFHAAPWVAWTDAGGRHDVDPIEEGEI; this is encoded by the coding sequence ATGCTGGCGCGAAACGCGGAGTCGCTCTACTGGATTGGCCGATACGTCGAGCGTGCCGATGACACCGCGCGCATCCTCGATGTCACGGTGCACCAGCTGCTCGAGGATGCCAGCGTGGATCCCGATCATGCCTCCCGCGTGCTGCTGCGCGTGCTGGGCATCGACGCGCCGGACACCGTGCTCGATGTGTGGTCACTCACCGAGCTGGTCGCGTTCAGCAGGGGAGTGCAGGGTGGGTCGATCGTCGACTCCATCTCCGAGGCGCGTGAAAATGCGCGCGGCGCACGGGAAGTGACGTCCACCGAGATGTGGGAGTGCCTCAACACCACCTACAACGCGCTGGCCGATCGCGAGCGCGCCGCCCGCAGACTCGGACCCCACGAGTTCTTCACCTACGTGGAGGGGCGCGCCGCGCAATTCGCGGGGCTCGCCGACTCCACACTCAGCCGTGACGACGGGTACCGATTCCTGGTGCTGGGCCGGTCCATCGAGCGGGTGGATATGACGGTGCGGCTGCTGCTGTCCCGTGTTGGTGACCGTGCGTCCTCACCCGCCTGGGTCACGCTGTTGCGTAGCGCGGGCGCGCACGACACCTACCTGCGCACCTATCGCGGGGTCCTGGACGCGAGCCGGGTCGTCGAGTTCATGCTGCTGGACCGGCTGTTCCCGCGCTCGGTGTTCCACTCGCTGCGCCAGGCCGAGCTGAGCCTGGAGGAGCTGGATCACCAGCCGCACAGCCGAGTCGGTGCGCGTGCCGAGGCGCAGCGGTTGCTGGGGCGGGCCCGCAGTGAGTTGGAGTTCATGCGTCCCGGAGTGCTGCTGGAGGATCTGCCGACACGACTGGCCGGCCTGCAACAGACCTGCCGGGAACTGGGTGAGGCGGTGGCGCTGCAGTACTTCCACGCCGCGCCGTGGGTGGCGTGGACCGATGCCGGTGGCCGCCACGATGTGGATCCCATTGAAGAAGGCGAGATCTGA
- a CDS encoding transglutaminase family protein, with translation MWRLRVVHATGYAYKTPVTASYNEARLTPRSDGRQNVILNRVETVPATRSYRYVDYWGTAVTTFDLHAPHTELEVTGLSVVETDVAEKPEETVSWDDIHADAVIDRFDEYLSPSAYVPHSKKVQSVGKRIAKDASPAEAIVAASKWVHSELDYVPGTTGVHSSALDALRERKGVCQDYAHLTLVLLRSMGIPARYVSGYLHPKGDAAVGETVDGQSHAWIQGWAGAWWDYDPTNDSEINEQYITVGVGRDYSDVSPLKGIYSGGGSTDLDVVVEVTRLA, from the coding sequence ATGTGGCGCTTGCGAGTCGTCCACGCCACCGGTTACGCCTACAAGACGCCGGTGACCGCCTCCTACAACGAGGCGCGGCTGACACCGCGCAGTGACGGTCGCCAGAACGTCATTCTCAATCGCGTGGAGACGGTGCCGGCCACCCGCTCGTATCGGTACGTCGACTACTGGGGTACCGCCGTCACGACATTCGACCTGCACGCACCCCATACCGAACTGGAGGTGACAGGTCTGTCGGTGGTGGAGACCGATGTCGCGGAGAAGCCGGAGGAAACGGTGAGCTGGGATGACATCCACGCCGACGCCGTCATCGACCGATTCGACGAGTATCTGTCGCCCAGCGCGTACGTCCCACACAGCAAGAAGGTGCAGTCGGTGGGCAAGCGGATCGCCAAGGATGCCAGTCCCGCCGAGGCCATTGTCGCGGCATCGAAATGGGTGCACTCGGAGCTCGACTACGTGCCCGGAACCACCGGTGTACATTCGTCGGCGCTGGATGCGTTGCGTGAGAGAAAAGGTGTATGCCAGGACTACGCGCACCTGACCTTGGTCCTGCTGCGCAGCATGGGGATCCCGGCGCGCTACGTCTCGGGATACCTGCACCCCAAGGGCGACGCGGCGGTGGGCGAGACGGTGGACGGACAGAGCCACGCCTGGATCCAGGGCTGGGCCGGCGCGTGGTGGGATTACGACCCCACCAATGACAGCGAGATCAACGAGCAGTACATCACCGTGGGCGTCGGCCGGGACTACTCGGACGTCAGCCCCCTCAAGGGCATCTACTCGGGGGGTGGCTCGACCGATTTGGACGTCGTGGTCGAAGTCACACGACTCGCCTAA
- a CDS encoding TetR/AcrR family transcriptional regulator, whose protein sequence is MVTKQATGLYGGRTADERRAERRRRLLEAGLEVMASSGWAATTVREICKTAGLNTRYFYECFDGLDELLVAVFDWIIEDSIATAGSAMAAAEKDSRSQVHAGVVGAVTALTADPRRARVIATEAMGSQRLTRRRMRLTHYMALMLGAARAEFDPDADPNYTAVQAEALAAGVAGTVLAWLDGRLRLEREELAEYTAQFVDQAMFTPLPVRNSVEH, encoded by the coding sequence ATGGTGACCAAACAAGCTACCGGGCTATACGGCGGACGAACGGCAGACGAGCGCCGCGCGGAGCGGAGGCGACGCCTTCTTGAGGCGGGGCTCGAGGTGATGGCCAGCTCCGGCTGGGCTGCGACAACGGTTCGGGAGATCTGCAAGACCGCCGGACTGAACACCCGTTACTTCTACGAGTGCTTCGACGGCCTCGACGAGCTACTGGTCGCCGTTTTCGACTGGATCATCGAGGACAGCATCGCCACCGCAGGGTCGGCGATGGCCGCTGCCGAGAAGGACTCACGCTCGCAGGTGCATGCCGGTGTCGTGGGTGCGGTGACCGCACTGACCGCCGATCCCCGGCGCGCCCGCGTGATCGCCACCGAGGCGATGGGCAGCCAGCGGCTCACTCGTCGCCGCATGCGGTTGACGCACTACATGGCGTTGATGCTCGGTGCCGCGCGCGCCGAGTTCGATCCGGATGCCGACCCCAACTACACCGCTGTGCAGGCCGAAGCCCTGGCTGCCGGTGTCGCGGGCACCGTGCTGGCATGGCTCGACGGACGGCTGCGTCTTGAGCGTGAAGAACTGGCTGAGTACACCGCACAGTTCGTTGACCAGGCCATGTTCACGCCGTTGCCGGTGCGCAACTCCGTAGAGCACTGA
- a CDS encoding type II toxin-antitoxin system PemK/MazF family toxin → MASQWQTLGRKLGKIAVDTLEQVVFREGPKVLRQLQGSEFVQRGLQRGLEAIGVVETEQQTAIPGRPVTNRSVPTAHRARRIEYTPDLDGRADPGEIVWTWVVYEDDPSQGKDRPVLVVGRDGSVLLGLMLSSQERHDTDPDWVALGSGSWDYDGRPSWVRLDRVLDVPEEGIRREGAILDVERFNIVAMRLRTHFSWS, encoded by the coding sequence ATGGCGTCACAGTGGCAGACGCTCGGGCGGAAGCTCGGGAAGATCGCGGTGGACACTCTTGAACAAGTCGTGTTCCGCGAAGGCCCGAAGGTGCTGCGGCAACTACAGGGGTCGGAATTCGTTCAGCGGGGGCTGCAGCGCGGGCTGGAAGCGATCGGCGTCGTGGAGACAGAGCAGCAGACCGCCATTCCCGGGCGTCCGGTCACCAACCGCAGCGTGCCCACGGCCCATCGGGCCCGTCGCATCGAATACACGCCCGACCTGGACGGTCGCGCCGATCCCGGCGAAATCGTCTGGACCTGGGTGGTCTATGAGGATGACCCGTCACAGGGCAAGGATCGTCCGGTGCTCGTGGTGGGACGGGATGGCTCGGTGCTATTGGGCCTGATGCTCTCGAGCCAGGAGCGCCACGACACCGACCCGGACTGGGTGGCGCTCGGCAGCGGCAGCTGGGATTACGACGGTCGCCCCAGCTGGGTGCGCCTGGATCGCGTGCTCGATGTTCCCGAAGAAGGAATCCGGCGCGAGGGCGCCATTTTGGACGTGGAGCGATTCAACATCGTTGCGATGCGCCTGCGCACGCACTTCTCCTGGAGCTGA
- the lepA gene encoding translation elongation factor 4: protein MPSFADTTFTDPALIRNFCIIAHIDHGKSTLADRMLQLTGVVDERSMRAQYLDRMDIERERGITIKAQNVRLPWQLKGENGPEDYVLHLIDTPGHVDFTYEVSRALEACEGAVLLVDAAQGIEAQTLANLYLALDKDLTIIPVLNKIDLPAADPERYSEEIAHIIGCEPSDVLRVSGKTGEGVEALLNEVVRLIPAPQGDPDAPARAMIFDSVYDIYRGVVTYVRVVDGKITPREKIAMMSTGATHELLEVGIVSPDPKPSAGLGVGEVGYLITGVKDVRQSKVGDTVTSARKGATEPLTGYREPRPMVYSGLYPVDGSDYPNLREALDKLQLNDAALTYEPETSVALGFGFRCGFLGLLHMEITRERLEREFNLDLISTAPNVVYRVVKEDGTEMMVTNPSIWPEGKIRSVFEPVVKTTVIAPSEFIGSIMELCQSRRGELGGMDYLSPERVELRYTMPLGEIIFDFFDSLKSRTRGYASLDYEEAGEQEADLVKVDILLQGEAVDAFSAIVHKDGASAYGNKMTVKLKELIPRQQFEVPVQAAVGSRIIARENIRAIRKDVLSKCYGGDITRKRKLLEKQKEGKKRMKTIGRVEVPQEAFVAALSTESTADKPKK, encoded by the coding sequence GTGCCAAGTTTTGCCGACACGACGTTCACGGACCCGGCGCTTATCCGTAACTTCTGCATCATCGCCCATATCGACCACGGGAAGTCGACCCTGGCCGACCGGATGCTGCAGTTGACGGGCGTGGTCGATGAGCGGTCCATGCGTGCCCAGTATCTGGACCGCATGGATATCGAGCGTGAGCGCGGCATCACCATCAAGGCACAGAATGTGCGGCTGCCCTGGCAGCTCAAGGGCGAGAACGGGCCCGAGGACTATGTCCTGCACCTCATCGATACCCCCGGGCACGTGGACTTCACCTACGAGGTCTCGCGGGCGCTGGAGGCGTGCGAGGGCGCGGTGCTGCTCGTGGACGCCGCGCAGGGCATCGAGGCGCAGACGCTGGCCAACCTGTACCTGGCACTGGACAAGGACCTGACCATCATTCCGGTCCTCAACAAGATTGACTTGCCCGCGGCCGACCCCGAGCGCTACTCCGAGGAGATCGCGCACATCATCGGCTGCGAGCCCTCCGATGTGCTGCGGGTCTCCGGCAAGACCGGCGAGGGCGTCGAGGCACTGCTGAACGAGGTGGTGCGGCTCATTCCTGCGCCACAGGGTGATCCGGATGCTCCGGCGCGCGCGATGATCTTCGACTCGGTGTACGACATCTACCGGGGCGTCGTCACCTACGTCCGCGTCGTCGACGGCAAGATCACCCCGCGCGAGAAGATCGCGATGATGTCAACGGGCGCCACCCATGAGCTGCTGGAGGTGGGCATCGTCTCACCCGACCCCAAACCCTCTGCGGGCCTTGGGGTGGGCGAGGTGGGCTACCTGATCACCGGCGTGAAGGACGTGCGCCAATCCAAGGTCGGTGACACCGTCACCTCTGCGCGCAAGGGTGCGACCGAACCGCTCACCGGTTATCGCGAACCGCGGCCGATGGTGTACTCCGGGTTGTATCCGGTGGACGGATCCGACTACCCGAATCTTCGTGAGGCGCTGGACAAGCTGCAGCTCAACGACGCGGCGCTCACCTATGAGCCGGAGACGTCGGTGGCGCTGGGCTTCGGATTCCGTTGCGGCTTCCTGGGATTGCTCCACATGGAGATCACCCGTGAGCGGCTGGAACGTGAGTTCAACCTCGACCTGATCTCGACCGCACCCAACGTGGTGTACCGCGTGGTCAAGGAGGACGGCACCGAAATGATGGTGACCAACCCGTCCATCTGGCCCGAGGGCAAGATCCGTTCGGTGTTCGAGCCCGTCGTCAAGACGACTGTCATCGCACCGAGCGAGTTTATCGGTTCGATCATGGAGCTGTGCCAGTCACGACGCGGTGAACTCGGCGGCATGGATTACCTCTCGCCGGAGCGTGTCGAGCTGCGTTACACAATGCCGTTGGGCGAGATCATCTTCGACTTCTTCGACTCGCTGAAATCGCGCACTCGCGGCTACGCCAGCCTGGACTACGAAGAGGCCGGCGAGCAGGAAGCCGACCTGGTCAAGGTCGACATCCTGCTGCAGGGTGAGGCGGTCGACGCGTTCAGTGCCATCGTGCACAAGGACGGCGCCTCGGCGTACGGCAACAAGATGACCGTCAAGCTCAAGGAGCTCATTCCGCGCCAGCAGTTCGAAGTGCCGGTGCAAGCCGCTGTTGGCTCGAGAATCATTGCGCGTGAGAACATTCGGGCCATCCGTAAGGACGTGCTCTCCAAGTGCTACGGCGGTGACATCACCCGTAAGCGCAAGCTGCTGGAGAAGCAGAAGGAGGGCAAGAAGCGCATGAAGACCATCGGACGGGTCGAGGTGCCGCAGGAGGCCTTCGTGGCGGCGCTGTCCACCGAGTCCACGGCGGACAAACCGAAGAAGTAG
- a CDS encoding DUF899 domain-containing protein, which yields MTTSSAYPTAVTREEWLTARKQLLAREREVTHLRDAVNAERRRLPMVKVEKDYLFEGPDGPVRLLDMFEGRHTLYIHHFMWIDAADRGCPSCTGAADMTFTERDRALLTDKGVTFACVSRAPYASIARYRDEHGWTFPWYSTNDGDFSYDFHVTLDPSRAPIEYNYKSLEELHADGFSEEDLRGDWPGASVFLRRGAEVFHTYSAFARGLDHSAVGYPFLDLTPYGRQEPWEESPAGWPQGGAVVGMPSQDCEH from the coding sequence ATGACAACCTCATCCGCCTATCCCACCGCCGTCACCCGCGAGGAATGGCTGACGGCCCGCAAGCAACTGCTGGCCCGCGAGCGCGAGGTCACCCATCTGCGCGATGCCGTCAATGCCGAACGCCGACGCCTTCCCATGGTGAAAGTCGAGAAGGACTACCTCTTCGAAGGCCCTGACGGGCCGGTGCGGCTGCTGGACATGTTCGAGGGCCGTCACACCCTGTACATCCACCATTTCATGTGGATCGACGCCGCCGACCGCGGATGCCCCAGCTGCACCGGCGCGGCCGATATGACGTTCACCGAACGAGATCGCGCGTTGTTGACCGACAAGGGCGTCACCTTCGCCTGCGTGTCCCGTGCGCCGTATGCCAGCATCGCCCGTTACCGCGACGAACACGGGTGGACGTTCCCGTGGTACTCCACCAACGACGGCGATTTCAGCTACGACTTCCACGTCACGCTCGACCCGTCGCGCGCGCCGATCGAGTACAACTACAAGTCGCTCGAGGAGTTACACGCCGACGGATTCAGCGAGGAAGACCTGCGCGGGGATTGGCCCGGCGCCAGTGTCTTCCTGCGCCGTGGAGCCGAGGTATTTCACACCTATTCGGCCTTCGCGCGCGGGCTGGATCATTCCGCGGTCGGGTATCCGTTCTTGGACCTGACACCGTATGGGCGTCAGGAGCCGTGGGAGGAATCGCCCGCGGGCTGGCCGCAGGGCGGGGCCGTCGTCGGGATGCCGAGTCAGGACTGCGAGCACTGA
- a CDS encoding NAD(P)H-dependent flavin oxidoreductase yields MSTVLAGLRLPVVGAPMAGGITVPAVARGVSAAGGFGLLPAGYRSVEQLDQDREAMGGLPFGFNVFVPTPDLGADLGEYLDKLKIWADKLEVAPGDPVWHDDAYADKIEYLVANPVPVVSFTFGVPSAQDAHRLREAGSEVWITVTSAVEATIAEGIGADALVVQGPEAGGHRSSFDAGAPEEPLADLIANVRAVTALPLVAAGGIMDGADIARVLAAGASAAQLGTALVVTDESGAKQVYKDALLQPAETVVTRVFSGRPARSISNAFQRDMESVAPVSFPALNSATKELRASGDPDVMSLWAGTEHHRARALPVAELMSVLAGELDAARGQETA; encoded by the coding sequence ATGAGTACCGTGCTTGCCGGGCTTCGTCTTCCAGTCGTCGGCGCCCCGATGGCCGGCGGTATCACCGTTCCCGCGGTGGCGCGCGGGGTGAGTGCGGCCGGCGGTTTCGGTCTGTTGCCTGCGGGGTACCGCAGCGTCGAGCAGCTGGACCAGGACCGCGAGGCGATGGGCGGTCTTCCCTTCGGTTTCAACGTCTTCGTTCCCACGCCAGACCTCGGGGCCGACCTGGGTGAGTACCTGGACAAGCTGAAGATCTGGGCCGACAAACTCGAGGTGGCTCCGGGCGATCCGGTCTGGCACGACGACGCGTATGCCGACAAGATCGAGTATCTGGTGGCCAATCCTGTCCCGGTGGTGTCGTTCACGTTTGGCGTGCCGTCCGCGCAGGACGCGCACCGGCTGCGCGAGGCCGGATCCGAGGTGTGGATCACCGTCACCAGTGCCGTCGAGGCCACGATCGCCGAAGGCATCGGTGCCGACGCGCTGGTTGTCCAGGGCCCCGAGGCCGGCGGTCACCGCAGCAGTTTCGATGCCGGTGCCCCCGAAGAACCGCTGGCCGATCTGATCGCGAACGTGCGGGCGGTCACCGCGTTACCGCTGGTGGCAGCGGGCGGAATCATGGACGGCGCCGACATCGCCCGGGTACTCGCCGCGGGAGCCTCGGCCGCCCAGTTGGGCACCGCGCTGGTGGTCACCGACGAGTCGGGTGCCAAACAGGTCTACAAAGACGCCCTGCTGCAACCGGCCGAAACGGTGGTGACGCGGGTCTTCTCGGGCCGCCCGGCGCGAAGCATCTCGAATGCGTTCCAGCGGGATATGGAATCGGTTGCCCCGGTGAGCTTCCCGGCGCTGAACTCGGCGACCAAGGAGCTGCGGGCAAGCGGAGATCCGGACGTGATGTCGCTGTGGGCTGGCACCGAACATCATCGGGCCCGGGCCCTGCCGGTGGCGGAACTGATGTCGGTATTGGCCGGCGAACTGGACGCGGCACGGGGTCAGGAGACAGCATGA